The Candidatus Poribacteria bacterium genome window below encodes:
- a CDS encoding DUF1501 domain-containing protein: MAENRSIHTDCEGFYRRDFLKAGALGLFGLSLTDLFRLKAHAGTTSRVKETATSVILVWLGGGPSHLDMWDLKPDAPEEIRGLFKPIPTNVSGIQISEHLPRLAQQTDKLCIIRSMTSPEAAHERGTHYMMTGYQPLPGFAVPGYGAVVSKLKEQRSALPPYIAVPAPVAYGGGGFLGASLAPFSPGGNPASKNFKVRDLEPPKGVSFERVERRRSLREAVDAAFKKYEAGNPAAEAVDEFYTSAYNLMSSTDARAAFDLSNESDKTRDAYQRNTFGQSCLLARRLVEAGVNFVTVSNGGWDNHNNIFSSLPGKLNAFDRTMATLIEDLSDRGLLETTLVVAMGEFGRTPVINRNAGRDHHSRVFSMMLAGGGVQGGQVIGASDPLGMEPAETPVRPEDLSATLYRSLGIDYNEHLESPDGVRIVLSRGGRPIRGVLA, encoded by the coding sequence ATGGCAGAAAACAGAAGCATACACACGGATTGCGAAGGGTTTTACCGCCGAGATTTTCTCAAGGCTGGTGCCCTCGGCTTATTTGGTCTCAGTCTCACAGATCTATTCCGACTTAAAGCGCACGCCGGAACTACATCTCGGGTGAAAGAAACCGCTACCTCTGTTATTCTTGTTTGGTTAGGCGGCGGTCCAAGCCATCTCGATATGTGGGATCTCAAACCGGATGCCCCTGAAGAGATTCGTGGGCTTTTCAAACCGATACCCACAAACGTCAGCGGTATTCAGATCAGCGAGCATCTTCCTCGACTCGCACAGCAGACCGATAAACTCTGCATCATCCGTTCAATGACTTCCCCAGAGGCAGCGCATGAGCGTGGAACACACTATATGATGACAGGCTATCAACCTTTACCCGGTTTTGCTGTCCCAGGATATGGTGCTGTTGTTTCCAAACTCAAAGAGCAGCGAAGTGCATTGCCACCCTATATCGCTGTGCCTGCCCCGGTTGCTTATGGTGGCGGTGGATTTTTAGGCGCGTCGCTTGCCCCTTTCTCACCCGGTGGAAATCCTGCGAGCAAGAACTTCAAAGTGCGCGATTTGGAGCCGCCTAAAGGGGTCTCATTTGAACGCGTCGAACGGCGACGTTCGTTGCGTGAGGCTGTTGATGCCGCCTTCAAGAAATATGAAGCAGGCAATCCAGCTGCCGAGGCAGTTGATGAGTTTTATACCTCTGCATACAACCTAATGAGTTCCACCGATGCGCGTGCTGCGTTTGACCTCAGCAACGAGTCAGACAAAACGCGCGATGCGTATCAACGCAACACCTTCGGACAAAGTTGTCTTCTCGCCAGAAGACTCGTTGAGGCGGGTGTTAACTTCGTTACTGTCAGTAACGGTGGATGGGACAACCACAACAACATCTTCTCATCATTGCCGGGTAAGCTCAACGCGTTTGACCGGACAATGGCTACTTTAATCGAGGACCTGAGCGACCGTGGATTGTTGGAAACGACGCTCGTTGTTGCAATGGGTGAATTTGGCAGGACTCCTGTCATTAACCGTAATGCTGGACGCGACCACCATTCCCGTGTCTTCTCGATGATGTTAGCTGGTGGTGGTGTCCAAGGTGGACAGGTCATCGGTGCCTCAGATCCGCTTGGCATGGAGCCGGCAGAAACGCCCGTGCGTCCCGAAGACTTGTCGGCAACACTCTACCGGTCCCTCGGTATTGATTATAACGAGCATCTGGAATCACCGGATGGGGTCCGGATCGTCCTTTCACGAGGTGGTAGACCTATTCGCGGAGTTCTTGCATAA
- a CDS encoding ubiquitin-like protein UBact — protein MAAKIIAQLERKQRDTKPIGPGDGDGDNEGPKRQKVSRPDTQELLKRMRRVDKDQSRRYRQRTGE, from the coding sequence ATGGCAGCCAAAATAATTGCTCAGCTCGAACGCAAACAGAGAGACACAAAACCCATCGGCCCCGGCGATGGCGATGGCGATAATGAAGGACCAAAGCGGCAGAAAGTCAGTCGGCCCGATACGCAGGAATTGCTCAAACGCATGCGTCGGGTTGACAAAGACCAATCCCGACGCTACCGCCAAAGAACGGGGGAGTGA
- a CDS encoding proteasome accessory factor PafA2 family protein has product MERLFGIETEYGITLENEAHIDAVKQSIELIKSYRQEDFRPVWDYRGEDPFRDERGFRASSLSNHPDEKEEEERDRKRNTKERLSFAEIKSDHILVNGARLYNDHAHPEYSTPECSRLFDLVAHDKAGERILQRCAETRSEKLGKRVLLYKNNTDFHGHSYGCHDNYLMAREVPFETLKQGIMPFFITRQIFAGAGKLGIETEAGLATPGHYQLSQRSDFFHVEASVDTMHNRPIVNTRDEPHADASKYRRLHGIAGDANMSEYATALKVGTTALVITLIEQRRIPASLILVNPIDTIKTVSHDQTYRWMVMTEEGKTMSAIDHQREYLALAQKYLSEDVGFETDWVLTEWEDTLNALEADPMSLIDRLDWVAKKWLLETFIEEEGIAWDDVWLQSLDLEYHNVNLDEGLYYGIPMRRVVTDEQIDAALHNPPADTRAYFRGRAVDRFSSSIKAIQWDSITFTVKGRTREVNLNALADAEIARQYNEALDQSPTVETLIEKLRQE; this is encoded by the coding sequence ATGGAAAGACTTTTTGGGATCGAAACTGAATACGGAATAACGCTCGAGAATGAAGCGCACATTGATGCCGTCAAGCAGTCGATTGAGTTAATAAAAAGTTATCGTCAGGAGGATTTTCGACCGGTCTGGGACTACCGCGGGGAAGACCCTTTTCGAGATGAACGCGGCTTTCGCGCCAGTTCACTTTCAAATCATCCTGATGAAAAAGAGGAAGAGGAACGCGACCGGAAACGTAATACGAAAGAGCGGCTCTCTTTTGCTGAAATCAAGAGCGATCATATCCTTGTCAACGGTGCGAGGCTCTACAACGACCACGCACATCCGGAGTATTCCACACCTGAGTGCAGTCGTCTGTTTGATCTTGTCGCACATGATAAGGCCGGGGAACGTATCCTTCAGCGGTGCGCCGAAACCCGAAGCGAAAAACTCGGTAAGCGGGTGCTTTTATACAAAAATAATACTGATTTTCACGGGCATAGTTACGGTTGTCACGATAACTACTTGATGGCACGCGAAGTTCCGTTTGAGACCCTCAAACAGGGCATTATGCCGTTTTTCATCACGCGCCAAATCTTTGCAGGGGCAGGAAAACTCGGTATTGAGACGGAAGCAGGACTCGCAACACCGGGACATTACCAACTCTCCCAGCGATCCGATTTCTTTCACGTGGAGGCGAGCGTGGATACGATGCACAATCGTCCGATTGTCAACACGCGAGATGAACCGCACGCGGATGCGTCTAAATACCGTAGGTTGCACGGCATCGCAGGTGATGCGAATATGTCGGAGTATGCAACGGCACTTAAGGTCGGTACGACTGCGCTCGTTATTACTTTGATTGAACAACGGAGGATTCCAGCGAGTCTAATACTCGTCAACCCGATTGATACCATTAAGACTGTATCGCATGACCAGACGTATCGGTGGATGGTGATGACGGAAGAGGGGAAAACGATGTCCGCCATTGACCATCAACGTGAGTACCTTGCACTCGCACAGAAATATCTCAGCGAAGATGTGGGATTTGAAACTGATTGGGTGCTCACCGAATGGGAGGATACTCTCAACGCGCTTGAGGCGGATCCGATGTCCCTCATTGACCGACTCGATTGGGTTGCGAAAAAATGGTTGCTTGAGACCTTTATTGAAGAAGAGGGGATTGCGTGGGATGACGTGTGGCTCCAAAGTTTGGATTTGGAATACCATAACGTTAACTTAGACGAAGGGCTATACTATGGGATTCCGATGCGGCGTGTTGTTACGGATGAACAGATTGATGCTGCACTTCACAACCCGCCTGCTGACACGCGGGCGTACTTCCGTGGGCGCGCTGTTGATCGATTCAGCAGCTCTATAAAAGCGATTCAATGGGATAGTATTACCTTCACTGTAAAAGGACGCACCCGCGAAGTTAATCTGAATGCCCTCGCGGATGCGGAAATTGCGCGTCAGTATAACGAGGCATTAGATCAATCGCCGACTGTTGAAACTCTTATTGAAAAATTGCGTCAGGAATAG
- a CDS encoding proteasome accessory factor PafA2 family protein encodes MNKRIFGIETEFGCMTDAERVRGTSEGVAARVRDYVFDVLELGLRDIHYRDWGEPPGNGGFLFNGGRLYIDMGHLEYATPECATLFDLIAYDKAIERIINDILTDTGLPTAFFKNNIDHFTGATFGCHENFQVSRDVPFYRVVIPTLMPFFVTRQIYAGAGRVGAYDEMIEFGDFQDELGEQQHYQISQRADHIVTEIYEWIQFSRAIINTRDEPLSDYTKYRRLHLLVGDSNMSEYATALKVGTTALLLTAIETFHEMHGEKLPLPGFELADPVYAIRHISRDKTFKWRVELKSGKTISAIDLQREYLNFVQAMIIEHDEETEWVLSAWETILDDLEDDWQNVIDRVDWAAKKWLLEAFIAEEELDWEDSWIKSQDLEYHNIHTESGLYYALQEQGQMQRVVTDEHIQHAIDNAPQDTRAKVRSFLMRTLTQNRMPCIVDWHQIYAGHTEYFEMKEPFDTNIAKAQRWMKRLRKRPSRT; translated from the coding sequence GTGAACAAAAGAATTTTTGGAATTGAAACTGAATTTGGATGTATGACCGATGCCGAACGGGTTCGTGGCACCTCTGAAGGTGTCGCTGCACGTGTTCGCGACTATGTCTTTGATGTTCTGGAACTCGGTCTGCGTGACATTCACTACCGGGATTGGGGCGAACCGCCTGGTAACGGTGGATTCCTCTTCAATGGCGGTCGTCTCTACATTGATATGGGGCATCTTGAGTACGCTACGCCTGAATGTGCGACACTCTTTGACCTCATTGCTTATGATAAAGCCATTGAACGTATCATCAACGATATCCTCACGGATACTGGGTTGCCCACAGCTTTCTTCAAAAACAATATTGACCATTTTACTGGGGCGACCTTCGGATGTCATGAAAACTTTCAAGTCAGTCGAGATGTTCCTTTTTACCGCGTCGTCATCCCGACGCTCATGCCTTTCTTCGTTACTCGTCAGATTTACGCGGGCGCGGGCAGGGTTGGTGCTTATGATGAGATGATTGAATTCGGTGATTTTCAGGATGAGCTCGGTGAGCAGCAGCACTATCAAATTTCGCAACGTGCGGATCACATCGTTACTGAAATTTATGAGTGGATCCAATTCAGTCGAGCAATCATCAATACGCGTGACGAACCGCTCAGTGATTATACGAAATACCGTCGCCTCCATCTTCTCGTTGGGGATTCCAATATGTCAGAGTACGCAACAGCGTTGAAGGTGGGGACTACAGCACTCTTGCTCACTGCTATTGAGACGTTTCATGAGATGCATGGCGAAAAATTGCCGCTCCCCGGTTTTGAACTCGCCGACCCGGTCTACGCGATTCGGCACATTTCACGCGATAAGACCTTCAAGTGGCGCGTTGAACTAAAATCGGGAAAGACGATCTCCGCTATTGATTTGCAGCGGGAATATCTTAACTTCGTTCAAGCTATGATCATCGAACATGACGAGGAAACCGAGTGGGTGCTCTCAGCATGGGAAACTATCCTTGATGACCTTGAGGATGATTGGCAGAATGTCATTGATCGTGTTGATTGGGCTGCAAAAAAATGGTTGCTTGAAGCTTTCATTGCTGAAGAAGAACTTGATTGGGAAGATTCTTGGATTAAAAGCCAAGATTTAGAATATCATAATATCCATACTGAAAGTGGACTCTATTACGCGCTTCAGGAGCAAGGACAGATGCAACGGGTGGTTACGGATGAACACATTCAGCATGCTATTGACAATGCCCCGCAAGATACCCGTGCCAAAGTTCGGTCGTTCTTGATGCGTACCCTTACCCAAAACCGAATGCCATGCATCGTTGATTGGCATCAAATATATGCAGGACATACAGAATATTTTGAGATGAAAGAGCCTTTTGACACTAACATCGCGAAGGCGCAAAGATGGATGAAAAGGTTACGGAAACGCCCCTCGCGAACTTAA
- a CDS encoding proteasome subunit alpha — protein MNDKGNFLNRMGAEHREFALKEVINHKGDFLNLLKHANYSLKIDLPSETAQHGADIEIAHSTTVVAVRYADGVMIAGDRRATAGTSVIYDRAEKVLQIDKHSVLAISGSPAIAYEIARVLEHSFQYFRRSQLQELSLEGKLRMLSRLIRDNLPMALQGIGGVIPIFALYDLGAADEENGGKIFFYDALGAHFENVNFATTGSGSIWIRGVLRYLSRFGDTPLQEMDERQATITILRLLDTASEYDAATSGYNARAQIFPNVKTVTRIGVEDISTDELEACYAEAQP, from the coding sequence ATGAACGATAAGGGCAATTTCCTGAATCGAATGGGCGCGGAGCATAGAGAGTTTGCGCTAAAGGAAGTCATAAACCATAAGGGCGACTTCCTCAACCTCTTGAAACACGCAAACTATTCCTTGAAGATAGACTTGCCATCCGAAACCGCACAGCACGGTGCTGATATTGAGATAGCACATAGTACAACTGTTGTGGCTGTTCGTTACGCGGATGGTGTCATGATCGCAGGGGACCGGCGTGCGACTGCTGGGACCTCTGTCATCTATGACCGAGCGGAAAAGGTCTTGCAGATTGATAAGCATTCTGTGCTTGCTATTTCAGGTTCGCCCGCAATTGCTTATGAGATTGCCAGAGTATTGGAGCATTCTTTCCAATACTTTCGCCGCAGTCAACTTCAAGAGTTGAGCCTCGAAGGTAAACTCCGAATGCTATCCCGGCTCATTCGAGACAATCTACCGATGGCACTCCAAGGCATCGGGGGCGTTATCCCGATCTTTGCGTTGTATGACTTGGGTGCCGCCGATGAGGAGAATGGTGGAAAGATTTTCTTTTATGATGCACTCGGTGCACACTTTGAAAATGTCAATTTCGCCACAACCGGATCTGGCTCAATCTGGATCCGCGGTGTGTTACGTTACCTCTCTCGGTTCGGGGATACACCTTTGCAGGAGATGGATGAGCGGCAGGCAACTATCACGATTTTGCGGCTTTTAGACACAGCAAGTGAGTACGATGCAGCGACGAGCGGTTACAACGCCAGAGCACAAATTTTTCCAAATGTAAAGACTGTGACACGCATTGGCGTTGAGGATATTTCCACTGATGAATTGGAAGCATGTTACGCTGAGGCACAGCCTTAA